The following are encoded in a window of Glandiceps talaboti chromosome 5, keGlaTala1.1, whole genome shotgun sequence genomic DNA:
- the LOC144435403 gene encoding cilia- and flagella-associated protein 337-like — translation MLGVFDPNLHLERSYEVTTENDDPRASKRRFKTWYTDAVYMPNVGKLAISSTSRDLRFWDVSTNSYFEEFHVFALTDVPTCLDYWYDKKSPSGKSLLLFGDDMGTIHLVYFLKPQNSLFATSFTNREGVQKIWMQDLPHHNKHLRHVVLNNIHSEMLRKVKYLPENDFILSSSGSSSTSLVMQDVQGKKKTYTFRMSKGVECFEYNKQLNIIATGNVDHHVRLWNPYVTEKAVAILKSHQMAVVDVVIHEDLEMVFSYCKEAIVKVWDIKEHTCLQTVVIKFPCVQNARMPEFGPFSLHLQPLPINSLVVCCGDYVASLKMGKAEPKKTKQATTHSTQLCCAMYNSHFKQVVTGADDSSIAVWDIETGSKNHVLSNAHGDEEITCMAFDSSLRRLISGARNGSIKVWNFQNGHNIHQCEAVSEAEVTGIVSFRDKHLILSVGWSRQITLYDDSDSDNVFIKAQTNWKGGQVHKDDILSVDFCPPNLVATASFDGEIIVWSVETEKMFRRLRRGQPSKVTRKLKQALSYMDGDSRPTTGNSQGSKTNSHSSRNSRPNSRHRHRHKLPKGFTAPVDKLLFLRHRSTQNIQDCAVLISSEAGYLHFWSIYGKQHDMGFFYASNSKDEEESVLAVCTNKDNSLLISGDTMGHIYVWDIEQYCLQPTREKDLDKPPLVCTWHGHDTAVVSVDFIVYDDQSFILTASTDQTARLWTLLGHYVGTFGQTDKWLLKNQASWQYPKTPWGTLHPDAEEQSNAKIPKIVENDAEIVDDNTDTHSNDEQDSESSEDESPVSSPRLSPLPLDEIKPLPGINKHPVTKITDNELDTPSMSPCISPSDRVLSADIKRVHIQSAPGLCNGFDSTESPCRDDVDANADYSWRAKRSVTFANFGHSKRALHMKTLLGHRVEENMARRAYSRQERRYKFGGVDMTLTSRFGKLCSPFQALATPATEEVRLPYNLPKTPRMVSRGLTITSEADLKDLSLTPPPMEQTNETKKEAYPFLPAINQPASPSAGMR, via the exons ATGCTGGGTGTTTTTGATCCTAATCTTCACTTAGAGAGATCCTATGAAGTAACAACGGAGAATGATGATCCTAGGGCATCAAAAAGACGTTTTAAAACCTGGTATACTGATGCTGTCTACATGCCAAATGTTGGTAAACTAGCTATATCATCAACAAGCAGAGATTTAAGATTTTGGGATGTTTCaacaaattcatattttgaagaaTTTCATGTATTTG CTCTAACTGATGTACCTACATGTCTAGATTACTGGTATGATAAAAAG AGTCCAAGTGGGAAGTCACTACTTCTGTTTGGTGATGACATGGGTACAAttcatcttgtttatttccTGAAACCTCAAAACAGTTTATTTGCCACATCATTTACAAATCGAGAAGGCGTGCAGAAAATCTGGATGCAG GATCTGCCTCATCACAATAAACACCTAAGACATGTTGTTCTCAACAACATTCACTCAGAAATGTTgagaaaagtgaaatatttacCAGAAAATGACTTCATACTGTCATCCAGTGGAAGCAGTTCAACGTCTCTTGTTATGCAGGATGTacagggaaagaagaaaaccTATACATTTAGGATGAGTAAG GGAGTAGAGTGCTTTGAATACAACAAACAACTAAACATCATAGCAACGGGCAATGTAGATCACCATGTTAGACTTTGGAATCCCTATGTGACTGAGAAAGCTGTTGCTATATTGAAAAGTCATCAAATGGCAGTGGTAGATGTAGTCATCCATGAAGACCTGGAAATGGTGTTTAGTTATTGTAAAGAGGCT ATTGTCAAAGTCTGGGACATCAAGGAACATACATGTTTACAGACGGTGGTTATAAAGTTCCCCTGTGTACAAAATGCCAGGATGCCAGAATTTGGACCATTTTCTCTCCATTTACAACCATTACCAATCAACAGTCTAGTGGTATGTTGTGGGGACTATGTTGCCAGTCTTAAAATGGGTAAAGCTGAACCCAAGAAAACTAAACAAGCCACGACTCATTCAACACAACTCTGCTGTGCAATGTACAACTCACACTTCAAACAG GTTGTTACTGGTGCTGATGATTCTTCCATAGCTGTATGGGATATTGAGACTGGTAGTAAAAATCATGTGTTATCCAATGCCCATGGGGATGAAGAAATCACATGTATGGCATTTGATTCTAGTCTTAGAAGACTTATATCAGGTGCTAGGAATGGAAGTATTAAG GTGTGGAATTTTCAGAATGGTCACAACATTCATCAGTGTGAAGCAGTGTCAGAAGCTGAAGTGACTGGTATAGTGTCATTTAGGGATAAACATCTAATACTGTCTGTAGGATGGAGTCGTCAGATTACACTTTATGATGACAGTGATAGTGAT AATGTGTTCATCAAAGCCCAAACAAATTGGAAAGGAGGTCAAGTTCACAAAGATGACATCTTGTCTGTAGATTTCTGTCCGCCTAATCTAGTTGCCACGGCTAGTTTTGATGGTGAAATCATTGTATGGAGTGTAGAAACCGAGAAGATGTTCAGAAGACTTCGAAGAGGACAACCTAGCAAAGT CACACGTAAATTGAAGCAAGCCTTGTCTTACATGGATGGTGATAGTCGACCTACCACTGGCAACTCACAGGGATCTAAAACAAACAGTCATTCCAGTAGAAATTCTAGACCTAATtccagacacagacacaggcataAACTGCCGAAAGG ATTTACAGCACCGGTTGataagttgttatttttacGCCATCGATCTACACAGAACATACAAGATTGTGCAGTTCTTATATCCAGTGAGGCTGGCTACTTACATTTCTGGAGTATATATGGCAAACAACATGATATGG GTTTCTTCTATGCAAGTAATAGCAAAGATGAAGAGGAATCAGTACTAGCAGTGTGTACAAACAAAGACAATTCTCTGTTGATAAGTGGAGATACTATGGGACATATCTATGTATGGGATATTGAACAGTACTGTCTACAACCAACTAGAGAG aaGGACCTTGACAAGCCACCATTGGTGTGTACATGGCACGGACATGACACTGCTGTCGTTAGTGTTGACTTTATTGTCTACGATGATCAGTCCTTTATACTAACAGCTTCAACGGACCAAACGGCCAGACTTTGGACACTGTTAGGTCACTATGTTGGTACGTTTGGTCAAACTGATAAATGGCTACTCAAGAATCAAGCATCCTGGCAGTATCCAAA AACTCCATGGGGTACACTTCATCCTGATGCAGAGGAACAATCCAATG CTAAAATACCAAAGATAGTTGAGAATGATGCTGAAATAGTAGATGAcaatacagacacacattccAATGATGAACAAGATAGTGAATCAAGTGAAGATGAGTCACCTGTATCATCACCAAGGCTAAGTCCACTACCCTTAGATGAAATCAAACCTCTACCAGGTATCAACAAACATCCAGTCACCAAGATAACTGACAATGAGTTAGACACACCAAGTATGTCTCCGTGTATATCACCTAGTGATAGAGTACTCAGTGCTGATATTAAGAGAGTTCATATACAATCTGCTCCTGGTTTGTGTAATGGATTTGATAGTACAGAATCACCATGTAGAGATGATGTGGACGCTAATGCAGATTATTCATGGCGGGCTAAGAGATCAGTCACTTTTGCCAACTTTGGACATTCCAAACGAGCTTTACATATGAAA ACTTTACTTGGACACAGAGTAGAGGAGAACATGGCAAGACGTGCTTACAGTCGACAGGAAAGACGATATAAATTTGGTGGCGTTGATATGACGTTAACATCAAGATTTGGTAAACTATGTTCACCATTCCAGGCACTAGCCACACCT GCAACTGAAGAAGTACGTCTACCCTACAATTTACCAAAGACACCACGGATGGTCAGTCGGGGTTTGACAATAACAAGTGAAGCTGATTTGAAAGACTTATCTCTAACACCGCCACCAATGGAACAAACTAATGAGACTAAAAAAGAGGCTTACCCCTTCCTTCCTGCAATCAATCAACCAGCATCACCTAGTGCTGGAATGAGGTAG